From Gloeomargarita sp. SRBZ-1_bins_9:
AAACCGACCACGGCTACGGGCATAGTTCCCTCCCTCAACGCAGTTGGATGACCTTCGGTTGCCCCGTCAGATGAATCGTATCCACAAAGCGAGCCGTCCGGGATTGGGTAGAAATCACTAGGGTGGACGTCCGCACCCCCCCACTAAAGAACCGCACCCCCTCCATAAACACCCCCGGCGTGATACCACAGGCGGCAAACAGCACCTGTTGCCCACTGGCCAGTTCCTCGGCGTCATAAACCTTATCCGGGTCGTCAATCCCCATCTCCTTCAGGCGCTGGATGTTGCCCTCGCGGGTCCATTTTTCGCTTTCCGGGGTTTGCACCACCGCCGGGTCATAGACCAGTTGTCCTTGGAAGTGCCCCCCCAAACAGCGCATGGCCGCCGCCGCAATCACCCCTTCCGGTGCCGCCCCAATCCCCATCAGGGCATGGATGTTGGTCCCGGCAAAAGCACAGCACAGGGCCGCCGATACATCCCCATCGCTGATAAGGCGTACCCGCGCCCCCGCCGCCCGGATTTCCGCAATCAGGTCCTTGTGCCGGGGCCGGTCCATCACCACCACGTTTAAGTCCTCAATCGCCCGGTCCAGACACTCTGCCAGAATCTTCAGGTTTTCAGTGGGGGTTTTGCGGATGTCCACCTTATTTTTCGCCGCCGGGGGAGCCGCCAACTTGTTCATATAAAAATCCGGCGCGGCAAACAACCCCCCCTTTTCCGCCACCGCCAGCACCGCCATGGAACCGTTTTGCCCCTTGGCCACCAAATTGGTCCCTTCGCAGGGGTCCACCGCAAGGTCAACTTCCAGCGCATCCGGTGCCCAAGTACCCACCTGCTCACCGATGTACAACATGGGGGCTTCATCCCGCTCCCCTTCGCCAATAACAATCCGGCCCCGCATGCGAATCTGGTTGAGCCGTGCCCGCATGGCCTCCACCGCCGCCTGGTCCGCCCCGTTTTTGTCCCCCTTGCCAACGTATTTAGCTGCTGCGATGGCCGCTTGCTCGACCACCTCAATTATTTCCAACCCAATCGTGCTGTCCACGACGTTCCCCTCCACGACGCTCCCCTGTTCCAGTCTACCAGGGCCAGTCAACCCCAGCAGGCGGGCGCGATGTTAAAGTTTGTGGCGGACGCATGAATAATTTTGGCAAGGGCTTGGCAGGTGTGGGCCTCATTTGCTAAGGATGCCGGACCATTGCACCCGGGTGGCGCGCTCACGGCGGTAGGAGTAAAAGTGCTGGGCGTCGGCGTAGGTGCAACAGGGGGCAATGGCGATCTGGTCCGGGGCCAGGCCCAACCCTAGCAACTGTTGTCGCTGCACCTGACGTAAATCAAGGCGCCAGCGGGTGCCATCGGGTCGCAACAGCTCCGGCTGGGTCTGCCAGTGGGCGATCACCTGGGCAACAGTAGGGGTTTGG
This genomic window contains:
- the glpX gene encoding class II fructose-bisphosphatase, encoding MDSTIGLEIIEVVEQAAIAAAKYVGKGDKNGADQAAVEAMRARLNQIRMRGRIVIGEGERDEAPMLYIGEQVGTWAPDALEVDLAVDPCEGTNLVAKGQNGSMAVLAVAEKGGLFAAPDFYMNKLAAPPAAKNKVDIRKTPTENLKILAECLDRAIEDLNVVVMDRPRHKDLIAEIRAAGARVRLISDGDVSAALCCAFAGTNIHALMGIGAAPEGVIAAAAMRCLGGHFQGQLVYDPAVVQTPESEKWTREGNIQRLKEMGIDDPDKVYDAEELASGQQVLFAACGITPGVFMEGVRFFSGGVRTSTLVISTQSRTARFVDTIHLTGQPKVIQLR